The window GCAGGACACCCGTGACGGCACCCCAGATGACGGCCACGATCAGCGCCGCCCAGCTCTGGTCCATCACGTTGGACAGCCCCCACCACAGCGCGTACGACACGAACAGCACCGTCAGGAAACCGGCCAGCGAGGCCCCGCCGAACATGCCGGCGAGCCTGCCGACCTGACCCGCCTCCTCGCGCAGCTCCGCCTTGGCCAGTTCGACCTCCTTGCG is drawn from Micromonospora sp. NBC_01740 and contains these coding sequences:
- a CDS encoding phage holin family protein is translated as MSAPEKERTQSVGDLLGDVTRDFSVLVRKEVELAKAELREEAGQVGRLAGMFGGASLAGFLTVLFVSYALWWGLSNVMDQSWAALIVAVIWGAVTGVLLARARKEKEQLRSVLPRTRQTAREIPDAARGR